The DNA segment TCACGCGCACCGCCCTCATCGCCCATGTCGATGTAGGCCTGGGCCAGGTCGAGTTTGGTGGCGACTTCGTCGGTACCCGACAGGAAGTCGAATTCCGGCTCATCGTCGCCCTTTGCCGCATCTTCAGCGGTGAAGCTCGGTTCGATCGACGGGCTTTCCAGGCTCTGCGACAGACGTTCCAGCTCGGCGTTGACGTCGTCAAGCTCCGAGGCGAATGCGTCCGGCTTGCTCGATGATGCAGGCTCGTCGGCCAGGGACAGGTCGAAGTCTTCCGGCAGGTCAAAGTCATCCAGCGCAGCTGGCGTCAGGGTGGGCGGCTCGACCGGCGGCAGGTCCTTCATCTCTTCTTCCAGGCCCGAGAGGAAGTCATCGTCGGACTGGGAGGCTGGCGCATCCAGCTGCAAGTCGAGGTCAAAGTCGGACAGATCGTCCGGGCTGGCCTTGGCCTCGGTTTGCTGCTGCAGCACCGACTCAAAGCTCAGGTCATCGACCTCGGGCTCCGGCGCGACCACTGCCGGCGACGCGGCTTCCAGGTCATCCAGGCTCAGGTCGAAATCATTGTCGAAAGCATCGGTTTCAGGCGCGGGAGCAGGCGCCGGTTCTTCCTGGAGCAGATCCTTGACGTACTGCGCATCAAGCGCGGCGGCGGCGACCGCAGCACTGACGCCCGCCGCGAGCACGGCCATGGCCGGGTAGCGATTTTTCAACAGCTCGACCTGGGCGTGGTTCTCGCCATTGGCGACCAACTGGCGCTCCTGGGTCACGAAACCGTCCTTGTCGCCCTGCTGGCCGTAGACTTCCAGGAGCTTGAGGCGCAGGTCACTGCGCGCGGGCTCCAGCTTGATCGCCTCTTCCAGCACGGCCGCCGCCTGGTTCAAGTGACCACGGTCCAGATGGGACTGGGCCTGGGCCAGGGCATCGGAGGAACCGGGTTCGATGATCAGTTTGCTTGGCGGCGCCATGCTGGTCGCCGGGGCAGGCACTGGCACCGGCGCCACGGCAACCGGAGCTGGAGCTGGAGCTGGAGCCAGCTTGACGCTTGCCGCCGGGACTTCAAGGCCCTCGAAACTGTCCAGAGACAGGTCCTGCTCAATATTCGAGGAAAATTCCGGCTCTTCGGCCAGCGCCCGCGCCATGCGCAGGTGTTTTTCCTCTTCCAGGCGCGCATTGCGATGGCGCGCCCATAGCAGCAGGAGCAACAACACCAGGAGGCCGGCGGCACCACCGATCACCCCGAGGACGATAGGGTTGGTCAGCAGGTCATTGAACTTGCCTTCGGTGCTGGCCACTGGCGCAGGCTCAGCCGGGGTTTCCACTGGCGCGACCACCGGCGCTTCGGCAGCCGGAGCAGGGGCAGCAGGCGCGGTCGGCGCCGCAGCCAGTTCGGCAGGGATTACAGCCGGCTGCGCCGGGGCATCGCCTTCAGCCTGCAACTTGGCCAGTTGGTTGTTTTTCAGCTCAATCAGCCGCTGCAGTTTGTCCAACTGACTTTGCAGGTCAGTCATGCGGCTTTTCAGTTCTTCATTTTCGCGGCGGGTCGAATCCAGGCTTTCCTGGGTCACCGCCAGCTTGTTGTTCAAAGCCTTGCTATCACCCGCCGCGCCCTTGACGCCCGCCTTGGCGGCTTCGGCCGAGACCAGGCTCAGATTGTCCTTCGCTGCCGTCTGCGACGGCGCTGCGCCGGCCTGGGTGCGTTTGGTCGCATCCAGTTGCTGGCGCCCCGCTGCCTGATTGTTAGCGCCACGGCGCCCCTGGCGCCAGGCCGCATTCTGCGCGGTCACTTCGGCGATCGCCTCGGGCTGCGGCAGACTGGTGCTTTGTACCGGGTCCGGCATGCGCAATACCTGGCCGGTCTTCATACGGTTGATGTTGCCGTCGACAAAGGCTCCCGGGTTCAACGCCTGGATCGCCAGCATGGTCTGCTGGATCGAGCCGCCATTGCGATTTTTTGCGGCGATTTCCCACAGGGTGTCGCGAGAAGTCGTGGTGTATTCCGCCGCCTTGGTCACACTGGCAGCAGCAGGCGGGGCAAGACGGGGTGCCGGGGCGCTGGCCTCAGGGGCTTTTTGCTCGAACTTGGCCGGGTCCAGCAAGACGCTGTAGTCACGCATCAACCGACCATTCGGCCATTGCACCTGCAACAGGAAGCGTACATAGGAATCGGGCAATGGCTTGCTCGAGGTGACACGAACCACACTGCGACCGCTGGGGTTGAGCACCGGGGTAAAGGTCAGCTCATCGAGGAACGCCTGGCGATCGACCCCCGCATCCACAAAGGCCTGGGAAGACGCGAGGCTGGGCACGATATCGGAGGCTGTCAGCCCGCCCACGTCGAGCAGCTCGATCTCCACCGACAGAGGCTGGTTCAACTTCGACTTGAGGGTCATCTCCCCAAGTTGCAGCGCTTGCGCCATACCGGAGGACAGCGCCGAGGCGGCCGCTATTGCTAACACCAGTTTGCGAACTTGAACCATAGCCTCATCCTTTGTTTGAACACTCCTCGGCCGGCGAGAAGGTTGGGTACCGCTGCCATTCGGCATGGCGAGCCGATAGTTCACCGACGCGCAACTTTTCCTGCATGGGGCCAAGCATAGCGCTTGGCTAGAATCAATCTACAAATTGCCGCCAAGTATCTTTTACACAAGGTGTTTTATCAACAACTGTGCCAGTTGCACGGCGTTAAGCGCCGCGCCTTTGCGTACGTTATCTGACGTCAGCCACAAGTTTAGTTCCGCCGGGTCGTCGATGCCGGCACGCACCCGCCCCACGTAGACCACGTCCTGACCGACCGCATCCCCAACGGCTGTAGGGTAATCGCCCTCTTCCACCAGTTCGATGCCCGGCGCCGCTTCCAACGCGCGATTCACTGCGCCCAGGTCCACAGCGCCCGCCAGTTGCAGGGACACGCTCAGGCTATCGCCAAAAAACACCGGAGCTTGAACGCAGGTCGCGGAAATTTTCAGTAACGGTAGTTCAAGCAGGGCGCGCAGTTCGTGGACCAGGCGCTTTTCCAGGGCAGTGTGGCCCTGCGCATCCGGCGTGCCGACCTGGGCCAACAGGTTGAAAGCCATCTGCCGGTCAAAGAATTTGGGTTCCAGGGGCCGTACATTCAGCAGCTCGGCGGTTTGCCGGGCCAGTTCGCTGACGGCTTCACGGCCCTG comes from the Pseudomonas shahriarae genome and includes:
- a CDS encoding FimV family protein, whose protein sequence is MVQVRKLVLAIAAASALSSGMAQALQLGEMTLKSKLNQPLSVEIELLDVGGLTASDIVPSLASSQAFVDAGVDRQAFLDELTFTPVLNPSGRSVVRVTSSKPLPDSYVRFLLQVQWPNGRLMRDYSVLLDPAKFEQKAPEASAPAPRLAPPAAASVTKAAEYTTTSRDTLWEIAAKNRNGGSIQQTMLAIQALNPGAFVDGNINRMKTGQVLRMPDPVQSTSLPQPEAIAEVTAQNAAWRQGRRGANNQAAGRQQLDATKRTQAGAAPSQTAAKDNLSLVSAEAAKAGVKGAAGDSKALNNKLAVTQESLDSTRRENEELKSRMTDLQSQLDKLQRLIELKNNQLAKLQAEGDAPAQPAVIPAELAAAPTAPAAPAPAAEAPVVAPVETPAEPAPVASTEGKFNDLLTNPIVLGVIGGAAGLLVLLLLLLWARHRNARLEEEKHLRMARALAEEPEFSSNIEQDLSLDSFEGLEVPAASVKLAPAPAPAPVAVAPVPVPAPATSMAPPSKLIIEPGSSDALAQAQSHLDRGHLNQAAAVLEEAIKLEPARSDLRLKLLEVYGQQGDKDGFVTQERQLVANGENHAQVELLKNRYPAMAVLAAGVSAAVAAAALDAQYVKDLLQEEPAPAPAPETDAFDNDFDLSLDDLEAASPAVVAPEPEVDDLSFESVLQQQTEAKASPDDLSDFDLDLQLDAPASQSDDDFLSGLEEEMKDLPPVEPPTLTPAALDDFDLPEDFDLSLADEPASSSKPDAFASELDDVNAELERLSQSLESPSIEPSFTAEDAAKGDDEPEFDFLSGTDEVATKLDLAQAYIDMGDEGGARDILAEVLTEGDDGQRSEAKEMLSRLV
- a CDS encoding aspartate-semialdehyde dehydrogenase — protein: MTQTFDIAVIGATGTVGETLVQILEELDFPVGTLHLLASSESAGASVPFRGKNVRVREVDEFDFSKVQLAFFAAGPAVTLSFAPRATAAGCSLIDLSGALPAEQAPQVVPEANAQMLDGLKKPFQLGSPSPCATHLAVVLAPLRGLLDIQRVSVTANLAVSAQGREAVSELARQTAELLNVRPLEPKFFDRQMAFNLLAQVGTPDAQGHTALEKRLVHELRALLELPLLKISATCVQAPVFFGDSLSVSLQLAGAVDLGAVNRALEAAPGIELVEEGDYPTAVGDAVGQDVVYVGRVRAGIDDPAELNLWLTSDNVRKGAALNAVQLAQLLIKHLV